The following DNA comes from Schistocerca piceifrons isolate TAMUIC-IGC-003096 chromosome 3, iqSchPice1.1, whole genome shotgun sequence.
CGGCAGGTAACATTTTGAGGGTGGAGGTGAGGGAGGGGAGTAAGAAAAAATTACCCGCCTCCACCACAGAAGTGAACTCCGGATCTGCACCTTCGTAAATGCTGCAGAAGTTGGCCAGTTGACTCAATAAGAGTGCCAGACGGTAAAAAGCGTTATCGAAACTATGTAAAGTGGCCCTACCGTTCACTTTTCGCGTACCTCCCGTGCCTCTTGTCGGCGTTTAGCTACAGGCGGCTCGTTAGCGCCGCCCTGGGGCCGTGACATTACGGATGGATCAAGGACGCGAGCGACTTTCCAGAGTCGCCTCGCGACACGGAGCGACGTCCGCCTTGCCAAAAGGCGACAGCGGCACGCGGCGCACGTCGGCATCCACGGCCCACTTGCTCGCCGTGCAAGCCTTATGGCAATCGAAAGCGAGCCCCCGATATCGCCGCCGTCGGAGGATCGCAGGCCAAACAAAAGCGCAGTGGAAGGAGTGGGGGATCGCCGTCTCGACGCCCTCTCCCCCTACTCCAGCCCGTCTCGTGCCGTACCTTAAGCCTTACTGTACTCCCTCCACGCCACCCACCTTATAAAAGTCCCGTGACAGCTTGATTAAGTACACATTTGCAGTCGAACAGCGGTCGGCGGCACACTGCTCCGGTGGTCGACTCAGCGCTAACAAGTTCTCGCGGTCAGTAATCGGCTAGCCGCTGCCTATTGGTCAGCAAGATGTGTCGGACAATCGCCGTCGCGCTCTGGGCCTCGGTTCTGGCAACAGCCGTCCTGGCCATACCTACTCCGGACAGTGCTGCCTCTTCGGAGGCCATGGTGATGGAAGAAACTACGTTCAAGACGGGGCCGATGGCCGACCAGCAAACTGCCATGCCCAAGGACCCAATGACCAATGTGGAGAAACCGATGGCCAACGATATGCCTGCTATGATGGATGAGATGATGAATCAGGAATCAGTGGAGGATGCGATGATGCATCCAATGGCCGAACCACCCATGGTTGAAATGGAAGAAAACCGATCTCCGAGCGAGGACAGTGGCCCTGCTGACCAAGAGGCCACTGGGAGATCGGCTGGGTACGAGACAGTGGCGGATGCCTTCAAGCGCATTTACTCCGAGTGCATGGAGGAAGGGTCCTTCTCTTGCGTCAAGCCCAAGGTCACGGCCTTCCTCAGAGCCACCGCCAGGAAGGACGCCATCTTCCTGACCAGGGACCTGGCCATCGAGAAGACTGGTGCATATTCTCCTACCAGCTACAAATATGTGCAGGTAAGCACTGGATGTCTGTCGCCTAACTGATGTGCAGCGTAACTGACGTGCAACGGTCGGTGTATTCTTGATCACTCAATTAAGAGTTTAGTATCACTAGCCGAAATTGCACGTAATGAAACTTCTTTCTCTCACTTTTAATACTGCAGAGCATTGTGTTGGTAAATACACTCTGCACTAAATTTTCGTCATTACTCTGTACATTTGAAAGTAAGCGATGAATTTCTTTTCAGACCTAAGAAACGTAAAGGGCTAATAACATTTCCCTAGGTTTACGGTGTCTGCTTTCAAAATGTAACATATGTCATACATATCTTACGTGGAGCACACATATACGGCTTATTTCAAAAGCTATATATTTCGCCTAGAAATATATAGCCTTCGGCTTTTGCGTCACATATCTGAATATCCACAATCCTTGTTTATTGCAGTAACAAAGCAATGTTATTTTTACTCGAGACTGAAGTACGAGACAAGAAACCATACGTAAGCGATTGTGCTTAGGCAGTCCTCTCCTTTACAGACAAATCAGATGTCTCATGTCCTTTACGTTTCAGTCAGATGCTTAAATGACAGGATGGAACGTGATCTCGGAATACATATAATACTGTCATCAAATCATATTTTACAAGTTTAATTTCTCCTTTTGAAGTTAGCCATGTTGGCAATCAGTTGGAAATTCTATTATGTGCGTTTTTCGATTGGGGTGGACCTCCTAGTTGCAAGAACTTGTCCATAAGTTTGTAAATCACAGCGTGAGATTATACAGTGATCAAGCGTTAGTTTGCATTTCTGGAGGCACCTAATACGAACTTGGTCAGCCATTATGATTTACATTTTCAATTCATGCAATAGGTGAATGTACGAACTGTTATTTGAGAAGAGTGATTCCGTCATTTGATGACTGTTTACCACTGTGACTGTGTTGTCAATTACAGAAATACGAAGAAACACTTTTCTTTCCTTAATTATTTTGCCATTTGATCTTTCGGGAATGCGAACAGCTTCATATTGTTTCACTCAGTCTTTGATTTTCTTACACAAAGATGATGAACGAACGGCGAGGGCTTAATTTTTCAGCGAAGTCAGGTAAAAACTGTGGGTTTCtatttaaatacaaaaattctgCTTCTGCTTCTGTGGCCCCAAATATGCTCAGCCTATGCTTCGATCTCTGAAAGACCTAAGCTTCTGCTTCTATGGATTCGTTTCATTACTTCCTCATACAAAGATATGGACTGTATTATCCATTATGCTTATATTATATTGTCAACGATACAGTGGAAGTTTTGCTCATGTTACAATTTAAATGTAAGTCATATTGTTTTCATGCACATTATATGAAAGGCTTGTTGTAAATTTCCTAAGGGATAAAAGCAGTTTTCTTAGCTAATTTGTTATTTGGTTTACATTACGTTGTTGCTGCAGTCATCAGGTCAAATTCCGGTtctatgcagttctccatgctagtctgcTTTGTGCAGCATACGTTGTGCACTGTAGATTCATTTGCTTTctgtattcaagtcttggtctTCCTCAACAAACTTACTACTTTCCCCTCACCCATACTTGCCTCCATTTCCTAATTATTTATTGATGTCTCATGTTGCCTCATATCAACTTATCCTTTCTTCTAACAAGCTACGCCAAAAAGCTGTTCTTCTCGA
Coding sequences within:
- the LOC124788846 gene encoding uncharacterized protein LOC124788846, yielding MCRTIAVALWASVLATAVLAIPTPDSAASSEAMVMEETTFKTGPMADQQTAMPKDPMTNVEKPMANDMPAMMDEMMNQESVEDAMMHPMAEPPMVEMEENRSPSEDSGPADQEATGRSAGYETVADAFKRIYSECMEEGSFSCVKPKVTAFLRATARKDAIFLTRDLAIEKTGAYSPTSYKYVQDNEAEGPDMLSRVERFLGSHALRVRLPEELRSGRAAQYVPAALLSGLPTEVRVPLADPAVAQSEARGFMKKVVMPFLLGLKFKAAAVLPLALALIALKTWKALTLGLLSLVLTGAMLIFRLSKPKVVSYEVVHYPHATVEHHAAPAPAPYDHHGYGRALPLGAAADLPYRAYAPSARR